From the genome of Bacteroidales bacterium, one region includes:
- a CDS encoding amylo-alpha-1,6-glucosidase, translated as MSYLKFEKDQLINLEFSLKHEFIRTNRSGAYGSTTIINCNTRKYHGLLVCPIKENDNNRHVLLSMVMPTIVFDKYEFNLGIHKFSGGVYEPRGHKYIEYLSVDVVPTIVYNVGDVKLGVEQILDDEECRALIRYTVLETPKPITLRLKSLLAFRGVHELSKANMYANVRPEMIDNGIRIKMYEEYPYLYMQTNKTPEFVHMPDWFYNIEYQEEQERGYPYKEDLFTPGYFELPMRKGETVVLVAGTEPMSALKMKRRFAAVEKGRIPRTNFENCLYNSAHQFIEKQGKNTYIVAGYHWFDSRSRDAFIAAPGITLPLNKYQRFMDVLDTAQKQLKNGLFPQSLNGGNIEQEKSVDTPLWFIYAIQQLKDHISFDTLTQKYWKSIKSILDNYYTGTECNIKMTDHCLIYSGLDNYPQTWMNARDKNKPVTLRKGYAVEVNALWYNAVCFAVEIAKELNDKAFLKKWEHIPAVTKQSFINKFWISEENYLADYCTTQQQVQSIRPNQIIAAALPYSMLDDNQKVDVINCIKHKLLTKKGLRTLSPADERYKPYFTGSHSDREQAYHQGTVHPWLLEFYAKALVSVYGKDAMPELNKIFFNFEEDMTVRGISTINEMYDGDPPHQPRGAISQAWSVSSVLQIKMLMDKLVSTDK; from the coding sequence ATGAGCTACTTGAAATTTGAAAAAGACCAATTAATAAACCTGGAATTTTCTCTTAAACATGAGTTTATTCGAACTAATCGTTCTGGAGCTTATGGAAGTACAACCATAATTAACTGTAACACAAGAAAATATCACGGACTATTGGTTTGTCCAATAAAAGAAAATGATAATAACAGACATGTTTTGTTAAGCATGGTAATGCCGACCATTGTATTTGACAAATATGAATTTAATCTTGGAATACATAAATTTAGTGGTGGAGTATATGAACCAAGAGGACACAAGTATATTGAATATTTGTCGGTTGACGTTGTTCCAACTATTGTTTACAATGTCGGGGATGTTAAACTAGGTGTTGAGCAAATTCTAGATGACGAAGAATGTAGAGCGTTAATAAGATATACGGTTCTCGAAACTCCCAAACCTATCACCCTAAGACTCAAATCATTACTTGCATTCCGCGGTGTTCACGAACTTTCCAAAGCAAATATGTATGCCAATGTAAGACCAGAAATGATTGACAATGGTATCAGAATAAAAATGTATGAAGAGTACCCATATCTATACATGCAAACAAATAAAACACCCGAGTTTGTTCACATGCCAGACTGGTTTTACAACATTGAATATCAAGAAGAACAAGAGCGTGGATACCCATACAAGGAAGATCTTTTTACTCCCGGATATTTTGAATTACCTATGCGAAAGGGAGAAACCGTTGTATTAGTTGCAGGCACTGAACCTATGAGTGCGTTAAAAATGAAAAGACGCTTTGCAGCTGTAGAAAAAGGCCGTATACCTCGTACAAACTTTGAAAACTGTCTTTACAACTCTGCACACCAATTTATTGAAAAACAAGGAAAAAACACTTACATAGTGGCAGGTTATCACTGGTTTGATTCACGATCTCGCGACGCTTTTATAGCTGCACCAGGCATAACATTGCCATTAAACAAATATCAGAGATTTATGGACGTTCTCGACACTGCTCAGAAACAACTTAAAAATGGATTATTTCCTCAATCATTGAATGGAGGTAATATTGAGCAAGAAAAAAGTGTAGATACTCCACTATGGTTTATTTATGCCATACAACAGCTCAAAGATCATATATCATTCGACACATTAACTCAAAAATACTGGAAATCTATCAAATCAATTTTAGATAACTACTATACAGGTACAGAATGTAATATAAAAATGACTGATCACTGCTTAATCTACTCTGGATTAGACAATTATCCTCAAACATGGATGAATGCACGTGATAAAAACAAACCTGTAACATTAAGAAAAGGATATGCTGTTGAAGTAAATGCTTTATGGTACAATGCTGTTTGTTTTGCTGTTGAAATAGCAAAAGAGCTAAATGATAAAGCGTTCTTGAAAAAATGGGAGCATATTCCCGCTGTCACAAAACAATCCTTTATAAATAAATTTTGGATTTCTGAAGAAAATTATCTTGCCGACTATTGCACAACGCAGCAACAAGTTCAAAGCATAAGACCAAATCAAATAATAGCTGCAGCATTGCCTTACTCAATGCTTGACGACAATCAAAAGGTTGATGTAATAAACTGCATTAAGCATAAATTGCTAACTAAAAAAGGATTACGTACACTAAGCCCTGCTGATGAAAGATATAAACCATATTTCACCGGCTCACATTCAGATCGAGAACAGGCATATCATCAGGGAACTGTTCATCCTTGGTTACTTGAATTTTACGCAAAAGCTCTTGTGTCGGTGTATGGCAAAGATGCTATGCCTGAATTAAATAAAATTTTCTTCAATTTCGAAGAGGATATGACAGTACGCGGTATTAGCACTATAAATGAGATGTATGACGGCGACCCTCCACATCAACCACGAGGAGCTATTTCGCAAGCATGGAGCGTTTCCTCAGTACTGCAAATTAAAATGTTAATGGATAAATTAGTGTCAACTGACAAATAG
- a CDS encoding glycosyltransferase family 4 protein translates to MFGWEFPPHITGGLGTACYGLTKGLAFNGVKVHFVVPKVYGGEDQSQITLHAAEGVEFSERNFSFGEFYEQMRYFEVGSNIIPYLSPEEYEILVNEDVKHDTITSEKILGRKFKFSGAYGKNLMLEVSRYAMVASVIARQLKSDFDIIHAHDWLTYAAGVAAKRATGKPLVVHMHATEYDRSGEGNINHQVYGIEKMGMSEADTVISVSNFTRSIIINKYGIAPDKVVTVHNAVEADESERAEYKKYIPEKIVTFLGRITYQKGPDYFVQSALKVLQRDPNVRFVMAGSGDMLNRMIKRVATLGIADNFHFTGFLKGPEVTKMFAMSDVYVMPSVSEPFGISPLEAMRSNVPVIISKQSGVSEVLKHAVKVDFWDVDAMADAIYGLLHYKALSTMFKELGKDEVDNLKWDNSAAKVKNVYIDTMAKVMG, encoded by the coding sequence ATGTTTGGGTGGGAATTTCCGCCACATATTACGGGAGGATTAGGAACAGCTTGTTATGGACTTACAAAAGGCTTGGCGTTCAACGGAGTTAAAGTACATTTTGTAGTTCCAAAGGTTTACGGTGGTGAAGATCAAAGCCAAATAACGCTTCATGCAGCCGAAGGAGTTGAATTCAGCGAACGAAACTTTAGCTTTGGAGAATTTTACGAACAGATGCGTTATTTTGAAGTTGGTTCCAATATAATACCATACCTATCACCCGAAGAGTATGAAATTTTAGTTAATGAAGACGTTAAACACGATACAATAACGTCGGAGAAAATACTCGGAAGGAAGTTCAAGTTTTCAGGAGCGTACGGAAAAAACCTTATGTTAGAAGTAAGCCGTTATGCAATGGTCGCTTCCGTCATAGCCAGACAATTAAAATCTGACTTCGATATAATCCATGCACACGACTGGCTAACATATGCAGCAGGTGTTGCGGCTAAACGTGCTACAGGAAAACCTCTTGTGGTTCATATGCACGCCACAGAATACGACAGAAGCGGAGAAGGCAATATTAACCATCAGGTGTACGGAATAGAAAAAATGGGAATGAGCGAAGCCGATACTGTTATTTCAGTGAGTAACTTTACCCGCAGTATAATAATAAATAAGTACGGAATAGCTCCCGACAAAGTTGTTACCGTTCATAACGCTGTTGAAGCCGATGAGAGTGAACGTGCAGAATATAAAAAATATATACCCGAAAAAATAGTAACTTTCTTAGGTAGAATTACTTACCAGAAAGGTCCAGACTATTTTGTACAAAGTGCTCTCAAGGTGTTACAAAGAGATCCTAATGTTAGATTTGTAATGGCAGGCTCTGGCGACATGCTTAACAGAATGATTAAACGAGTTGCAACTCTGGGAATTGCTGATAATTTTCACTTTACAGGATTTTTGAAAGGTCCCGAAGTAACAAAAATGTTTGCCATGAGCGATGTATATGTAATGCCCTCTGTATCAGAACCATTTGGAATATCGCCACTTGAAGCCATGCGAAGTAACGTTCCAGTTATTATTAGCAAACAATCGGGCGTATCGGAAGTATTGAAACATGCCGTAAAAGTTGACTTTTGGGATGTTGACGCTATGGCTGATGCTATTTACGGTCTGTTACATTACAAGGCTCTGTCAACAATGTTTAAAGAGCTTGGGAAAGACGAAGTCGATAACTTAAAGTGGGACAACTCTGCCGCAAAAGTTAAAAACGTATATATAGATACCATGGCAAAAGTTATGGGTTAA
- a CDS encoding alpha-amylase, with product MKKICLYFEVHQPYRPRTYRFFDIGHNHNYFDDYANKNQMRRLAEKCYLPANQIILDLLNKHKGKFKIAFSISGVAIDLMKQYTPEVLESFQKLAKTKHVEFLAETYAHSLVALKNKEEFLAQVVQHSKTIEELFNYKPKTFRNTELIYSNEIGADVFELGYNGVVAEGAKHILGWRSPNFIYVNPVCPKQKVLLRNFKLSDDIAFRFSDRNWDQWPLTAEKYVSWLKNIDAKEEIVNIFMDYETFGEHQPHDSGIMDFLRYFPDHVINSKKLEFVTPAEAVKSLQPISPINIEYPTSWADEERDTTAWLGNELQKDAVNKLYEMQNFINSQTDPEIKRIYYYLQSSDHFYLMSTKWFSDGGHKRFNPFGSPYEAYINFRNILNDFMLFTGFTFDIRHELERLTKVNRRQEEIIRELRHLAGTTKAKPSRKTTQAKKTTTTQKSTTKETTKGKTTKAKEQTASSSKSGKKITKPKTNTNKKQ from the coding sequence ATGAAGAAAATTTGCCTATATTTTGAGGTTCATCAGCCATATCGACCAAGAACTTATCGTTTTTTCGATATTGGTCATAACCACAACTATTTTGACGATTATGCCAACAAAAATCAAATGAGACGATTGGCAGAAAAGTGTTATCTTCCTGCAAATCAAATTATATTAGATCTTTTGAACAAACACAAAGGCAAATTCAAGATAGCTTTTTCTATTTCAGGAGTCGCAATTGATCTAATGAAACAATACACACCAGAAGTTTTGGAATCATTTCAAAAATTGGCTAAGACAAAACATGTGGAATTTCTAGCCGAAACTTATGCTCACTCGTTGGTTGCATTGAAAAACAAAGAGGAGTTTTTGGCTCAAGTCGTGCAACACAGCAAAACCATAGAGGAGCTGTTTAACTATAAACCAAAGACCTTTAGAAATACCGAACTTATATATTCAAACGAAATTGGTGCCGATGTCTTTGAATTAGGCTATAATGGAGTTGTTGCCGAAGGTGCCAAACATATTTTGGGTTGGCGTAGTCCTAATTTTATTTATGTCAATCCGGTTTGTCCCAAACAAAAGGTACTTCTTAGAAATTTTAAACTTAGCGACGATATAGCATTCCGTTTCTCTGACCGAAATTGGGATCAATGGCCCCTGACAGCAGAAAAATATGTTTCATGGCTTAAAAATATTGATGCAAAAGAGGAGATTGTAAACATATTTATGGATTATGAAACATTTGGCGAGCATCAACCACATGATTCGGGAATCATGGACTTTCTACGTTATTTTCCGGACCATGTAATAAATAGCAAAAAATTAGAATTTGTCACACCTGCCGAAGCAGTAAAATCACTGCAACCAATATCACCAATAAATATTGAATACCCAACGTCATGGGCTGACGAAGAACGTGACACCACCGCTTGGCTTGGAAACGAACTACAAAAGGATGCTGTTAATAAACTCTACGAAATGCAGAATTTTATTAATTCGCAAACAGACCCAGAGATAAAAAGAATATACTATTACCTACAATCCAGTGATCATTTCTACTTAATGTCAACGAAATGGTTCTCTGATGGTGGTCACAAACGCTTTAATCCTTTTGGTTCCCCTTATGAGGCATATATAAATTTTAGAAATATACTCAATGACTTTATGCTATTTACAGGTTTTACCTTCGATATCAGACACGAGCTTGAGCGATTAACAAAAGTTAACAGAAGACAAGAGGAGATTATACGTGAATTAAGACATTTAGCAGGAACGACCAAAGCTAAACCAAGTAGGAAAACTACTCAGGCTAAAAAAACCACAACCACACAAAAGAGCACAACGAAAGAGACAACGAAAGGAAAAACAACCAAAGCAAAAGAACAGACAGCAAGTAGTAGTAAGTCAGGCAAAAAAATCACAAAACCAAAAACCAACACTAATAAAAAACAATAA
- the glgP gene encoding alpha-glucan family phosphorylase, whose translation MNTVNKRPGFIFETSWEVCNKVGGIHTVISTKSPALSNAVEAKIIYIGPDNAHHSSGMSEFKEDKNLYLTWVSHARRQGLKVRMGRWQIPGNPMALLIDYTPLIVKKNEIFTEFWETYQLDSISGDWDFIEPALFGYAAGQVIENFCRFNLSPRLNVIAHFHEWMTAAGVLYLEKYTPHICTMFTTHATITGRCIASNYQPLYQNLGEYNGFVKAHEFNVTAKHSLEKIAARVADTFTTVSTITANECKYLLEKEVDIVTPNGFESDFVPHEKEFIEKRKIARNKIFDIVSALTNQQYDEDTLIVMNSGRYEFRNKGIDVFIDSIANIRNNKTTDKKIIALITVPANHGGVRQDLLDKLNSKEKTDLPNPYLTHNLHEFNYDQVVRKINECGLNNPGDVSIIFVPCYLNEQDGLFNMEYYDLLIGADLTVFASYYEPWGYTPLESLAFKIPTITTSLSGFGQWINDKVKTIVDGAVVIERSETNIDQVVSEISKTITDYSKLSKSEVTKARNNSEKLSESARWEELIQYYEKAYSIGLSKNVERYRTAEQTPVSIETYEGTKILSNEPSWKKMRVLTDIPSSMDGLMKLAMNVWWSWSYEASQLFKYIDTDLWFKSKKNPIVLLNNVSQERLLELESDPTFNANFTHVMQMFDDYMSEKQNQHPSVAYFSMEYGLNDNINIYSGGLGILAGDYLKEASDSYVNMTAVGFLYKKGYFTQQLTLNGEQVVYLEDQNFNNIPVIPVKDKDGNLLLINVFMPGRAVKLRVWLINVGRIKLYLLDSDLEDNNEIDRTITHQLYGGDRENRLRQEVVLGFGSIRLLNKLGIECDVYHLNEGHASFTNLERMCNLMEDKHLSFEEALEVVRHSSLFTTHTPVPAGHDSFSEELMRMYIRHTPDRLKITWDQFMNLGRWVPGKHDEKFSMSILAVNTCQEVNGVSMLHGKVSRDMFQSFYKGYFPEELHIGHVTNGVHYATWTAKEWRQLYESKFGPDFIKDNYNPKYWEKIYEIEDEKIWEIRQILRKKLIGYIKDRYQNNWIKRNDNPKRLQKVLDTIDDNTLTIGFARRFATYKRANLLFNDLERLSQLVNNKERPVQFLFAGKAHPNDKPGQDLIKQIIEVSRMPEFTGKIIFVENYDIQLAKRLVKGVDIWLNTPTRPLEASGTSGQKATLNGVLNCSVLDGWYLEGYREGAGWGLTDKQTYSNHDFQNELDSLTLYNLLENQIIPLFYKRDKKGIPHEWIQTIKNSIAQIAPHYVTSRMMADYMRQYYKPLAERHKQIVADDFVKAARLATWKKQITNSWDNIEVISIDFPDTTKREFSLGEPYHGEVVLNLKGIHPEDVGVEIVMTKTDEKGIRRIQCSYELELNNSIDTMAFYSTNINFSMPGMFEYALRIFPKHSEMTYKMDFNLVRWI comes from the coding sequence ATGAACACAGTAAATAAAAGACCAGGATTCATATTTGAAACAAGTTGGGAAGTATGTAATAAAGTTGGAGGAATACATACAGTTATAAGCACCAAGTCTCCTGCCCTATCAAATGCGGTAGAAGCAAAAATCATATATATAGGTCCTGATAATGCGCACCACTCAAGTGGCATGTCAGAATTTAAGGAAGACAAAAATCTTTACTTAACTTGGGTAAGCCACGCCAGACGACAGGGATTAAAAGTTAGAATGGGGCGCTGGCAAATACCAGGGAATCCTATGGCTCTACTTATAGACTACACACCACTGATAGTCAAGAAAAATGAAATTTTTACCGAATTTTGGGAAACATATCAACTCGATTCAATCTCTGGAGACTGGGATTTTATCGAACCTGCTCTATTTGGATATGCTGCGGGTCAGGTAATAGAAAACTTCTGTCGATTTAACCTTTCACCAAGACTTAACGTAATAGCACATTTTCACGAGTGGATGACAGCCGCTGGTGTGTTGTATTTGGAAAAATATACACCACACATCTGTACAATGTTTACAACACATGCTACAATTACAGGTCGGTGTATAGCAAGCAATTATCAGCCTCTATATCAAAATTTAGGAGAATACAACGGGTTTGTAAAAGCACACGAATTTAACGTTACAGCAAAACACTCTTTAGAAAAAATAGCTGCAAGAGTTGCTGATACTTTTACTACAGTAAGTACAATAACTGCCAATGAGTGTAAATATTTACTTGAAAAAGAGGTCGATATCGTGACTCCAAATGGATTTGAAAGCGATTTTGTGCCTCATGAAAAAGAGTTCATCGAAAAACGAAAAATAGCCAGAAATAAAATATTTGATATTGTAAGCGCTTTAACAAATCAACAATACGATGAGGATACTCTAATTGTAATGAACTCAGGACGATACGAGTTCAGAAATAAAGGAATAGATGTTTTTATTGACTCAATTGCCAACATCAGAAACAATAAAACCACAGATAAGAAAATAATAGCGTTAATTACAGTTCCTGCAAATCACGGCGGAGTTAGACAAGACTTATTAGATAAGTTAAACAGTAAAGAAAAAACGGACTTGCCAAATCCGTATCTAACCCACAATTTACACGAATTTAATTACGATCAGGTAGTTAGAAAAATAAATGAGTGTGGACTAAATAACCCCGGCGATGTTTCAATCATATTTGTACCCTGCTACCTAAACGAACAAGACGGATTGTTCAATATGGAATACTATGATCTACTTATAGGTGCCGACCTTACAGTATTTGCATCATATTACGAACCATGGGGTTACACACCTTTAGAATCATTAGCCTTTAAAATACCGACAATAACCACTTCACTTTCAGGATTTGGACAGTGGATTAACGACAAAGTAAAAACTATTGTAGATGGCGCAGTAGTAATTGAGCGTTCTGAAACTAATATTGATCAAGTAGTTAGCGAAATTTCCAAAACAATAACTGACTACAGTAAATTAAGTAAAAGTGAAGTTACTAAAGCACGTAATAACTCCGAAAAACTATCAGAGTCGGCAAGATGGGAAGAGTTAATACAATACTATGAAAAAGCATATAGCATTGGACTTTCCAAAAACGTAGAACGATATAGGACAGCCGAACAAACACCAGTTTCAATAGAAACTTATGAGGGTACTAAAATACTCTCAAATGAACCATCTTGGAAGAAAATGAGAGTCTTGACAGATATTCCATCATCAATGGATGGGCTTATGAAACTTGCTATGAATGTATGGTGGTCATGGAGTTACGAAGCTAGTCAGCTTTTCAAATATATTGATACTGACCTATGGTTTAAATCAAAAAAGAATCCTATTGTTTTGCTCAACAACGTATCACAAGAACGCTTGTTGGAGTTAGAGTCTGACCCTACGTTTAATGCTAATTTCACGCATGTAATGCAAATGTTCGACGATTATATGTCTGAGAAGCAAAATCAACACCCTTCAGTTGCTTACTTTAGTATGGAGTACGGCTTAAATGATAACATTAACATTTATTCAGGAGGTCTTGGAATATTGGCTGGAGACTACTTAAAAGAGGCTAGCGACTCATACGTAAACATGACGGCAGTAGGATTTTTATACAAAAAAGGATACTTTACCCAACAGCTTACTTTAAACGGCGAACAAGTTGTTTATCTTGAAGATCAAAACTTTAACAACATACCAGTGATTCCCGTTAAAGATAAAGATGGCAACTTACTGTTAATCAATGTTTTTATGCCGGGGAGGGCTGTAAAACTTCGCGTATGGCTAATAAATGTTGGAAGAATTAAATTATACTTGTTAGATTCTGACTTAGAAGACAATAACGAAATAGACCGAACCATTACACATCAACTCTACGGTGGCGATCGTGAAAATCGTTTAAGACAAGAGGTTGTTTTAGGCTTTGGTAGTATAAGATTACTGAACAAACTTGGAATAGAGTGCGATGTATATCACCTTAACGAAGGACATGCGTCATTTACCAATCTAGAGCGCATGTGCAACTTAATGGAAGACAAACATTTAAGCTTTGAGGAAGCACTCGAAGTTGTTAGACATTCAAGTCTATTTACGACGCATACACCTGTTCCTGCAGGTCACGACTCTTTCTCTGAGGAGCTTATGCGTATGTATATTCGACATACACCCGATCGTTTAAAAATCACATGGGATCAGTTTATGAATCTTGGTCGCTGGGTACCCGGAAAACATGATGAAAAGTTTTCAATGAGTATCTTGGCTGTTAACACGTGTCAAGAAGTAAACGGCGTAAGTATGCTTCACGGCAAAGTGTCACGCGACATGTTCCAAAGTTTTTACAAGGGATATTTCCCCGAGGAGCTTCATATTGGTCACGTAACCAACGGTGTACACTATGCAACATGGACAGCAAAAGAATGGAGACAGTTATATGAAAGCAAGTTCGGACCCGATTTCATTAAAGACAACTATAATCCAAAATACTGGGAGAAAATTTACGAAATTGAAGATGAAAAAATTTGGGAAATCAGACAAATACTACGTAAAAAACTGATAGGATATATTAAAGATAGATACCAGAATAATTGGATTAAACGCAACGACAACCCCAAACGACTTCAAAAAGTTTTAGACACAATCGATGACAATACACTAACCATTGGGTTTGCGAGACGTTTTGCTACATACAAACGAGCAAATCTGCTGTTTAATGATTTAGAGCGATTGTCACAATTAGTTAACAACAAAGAGCGACCTGTTCAGTTCCTGTTTGCAGGAAAGGCTCACCCGAACGACAAACCGGGACAAGACCTTATTAAACAGATAATTGAGGTTAGTAGAATGCCCGAATTTACAGGAAAGATAATATTTGTCGAAAACTACGACATTCAGCTTGCAAAACGCTTAGTAAAAGGTGTCGATATTTGGCTCAACACCCCTACCCGACCACTTGAAGCATCGGGCACCAGCGGTCAGAAAGCAACACTAAACGGTGTTTTAAATTGCAGTGTATTAGATGGTTGGTATCTAGAGGGTTATCGCGAAGGTGCTGGCTGGGGATTAACTGACAAGCAAACATATTCAAATCACGATTTCCAAAACGAATTAGATTCACTTACACTTTATAATTTGCTTGAAAATCAAATTATCCCACTGTTTTACAAACGCGATAAGAAAGGTATTCCTCATGAATGGATACAAACAATTAAAAACAGTATTGCCCAAATTGCACCTCACTATGTAACAAGCAGAATGATGGCAGATTACATGAGACAGTACTATAAGCCATTGGCAGAACGTCACAAACAAATTGTCGCAGACGACTTTGTAAAAGCCGCCAGATTAGCCACATGGAAAAAACAGATAACTAACAGTTGGGATAATATAGAGGTTATTTCAATTGATTTTCCTGATACTACAAAAAGAGAGTTCAGTTTAGGGGAACCGTATCATGGTGAAGTGGTATTAAACTTAAAAGGCATACATCCTGAAGATGTTGGAGTTGAAATTGTTATGACTAAAACAGATGAAAAAGGAATTAGACGAATACAATGTTCTTACGAACTTGAATTAAATAACAGTATTGACACAATGGCATTCTATTCAACAAACATTAATTTTTCAATGCCCGGAATGTTTGAGTACGCACTTCGCATATTCCCTAAACACTCTGAAATGACTTACAAAATGGATTTCAATCTTGTTAGGTGGATATAG